A region from the Variovorax paradoxus genome encodes:
- the sucD gene encoding succinate--CoA ligase subunit alpha, with protein sequence MSILINKHTRVITQGITGKTGQFHTAMCRDYANGQKCFVAGVNPRKAGKSFDGIPVFGTVKEAKAETGATVSVIYVPPPFAAAAIDEAVDAGLELVVCITEGIPVRDMIRTRHRMEGSKTLLLGPNCPGLITPDEIKIGIMPGHIHQKGRIGVVSRSGTLTYEAASQLASFGIGQSTVVGIGGDPVGGLRHIDVLKMFNDDPRTDAVIMVGEIGGSDEEVCARWISEHMRKPVVGFIAGASAPPGKRMGHAGAIVSGGRGTAQQKLAVMKECGIHVTHNPAEMGKLLASLVIPDYLPFD encoded by the coding sequence ATGTCGATCCTCATCAACAAGCACACCCGCGTCATCACCCAGGGCATCACGGGCAAGACCGGCCAGTTCCACACCGCCATGTGCCGCGATTACGCCAACGGCCAGAAGTGCTTCGTCGCCGGCGTGAACCCCCGGAAGGCAGGCAAGTCCTTCGACGGCATTCCGGTGTTCGGCACTGTGAAAGAAGCCAAGGCCGAGACCGGCGCCACCGTGTCGGTCATCTACGTGCCGCCGCCCTTCGCGGCCGCGGCAATCGACGAGGCGGTGGACGCGGGGCTTGAGCTTGTCGTGTGCATCACCGAAGGCATTCCGGTGCGCGACATGATCCGCACCCGGCACCGCATGGAGGGCAGCAAGACCCTGCTGCTCGGCCCCAATTGCCCGGGCCTCATCACGCCCGACGAAATCAAGATCGGCATCATGCCCGGTCACATCCACCAGAAGGGCCGCATCGGTGTCGTGTCGCGCTCCGGCACGCTGACCTACGAGGCCGCGAGCCAGCTCGCGAGCTTCGGCATCGGGCAGTCGACCGTGGTCGGCATCGGCGGCGATCCGGTGGGCGGGCTGCGGCACATCGACGTGCTGAAGATGTTCAACGACGACCCGCGCACCGACGCCGTGATCATGGTCGGCGAGATCGGCGGCAGCGACGAGGAAGTCTGCGCGCGCTGGATCAGCGAGCACATGCGAAAGCCCGTGGTCGGCTTCATTGCCGGTGCTAGCGCGCCGCCGGGCAAGCGCATGGGCCACGCGGGCGCCATCGTCTCGGGCGGCAGGGGAACGGCGCAGCAAAAGCTGGCCGTGATGAAGGAGTGCGGCATTCACGTGACGCACAACCCGGCCGAGATGGGAAAGCTGCTCGCGTCACTCGTGATCCCCGACTACCTGCCCTTCGACTGA
- a CDS encoding fumarylacetoacetate hydrolase family protein codes for MQQQQQQQQRWVRFEHGGETGFGTLEGDAVHEHRGNMFDRPEPTGRVFVLSGVRLLTPTEPTKVIALWNNFHALGEKLKLPVPAEPLYLLKAPNSYLAPGAAIRKPLCDGKVVFEGELGIVIGKACTAVSEADALAHVFGYTCANDVTVADILNRDASFAQWVRAKGFDTFCPMGPVVATGLDPATLTVTTRLDGEVRQNYPISDMRFSVQQLVSLISRDMTLHPGDVILCGTSIGVGSMKPGSLVEVEIGGIGRLGNRFG; via the coding sequence ATGCAGCAGCAACAGCAACAACAGCAACGGTGGGTCCGTTTCGAACACGGCGGCGAAACGGGCTTCGGCACGCTCGAGGGCGACGCCGTGCACGAGCACCGCGGCAACATGTTCGACCGCCCCGAGCCGACCGGCCGCGTGTTCGTGCTCTCCGGCGTGCGGCTGCTCACGCCCACCGAGCCGACCAAGGTCATCGCGCTGTGGAACAACTTCCATGCGCTCGGCGAGAAGCTGAAACTGCCGGTGCCGGCCGAGCCGCTGTACCTGCTGAAGGCGCCCAACTCCTACCTCGCGCCCGGCGCGGCCATCCGCAAGCCGCTGTGCGATGGCAAGGTGGTGTTCGAGGGCGAGCTCGGCATCGTCATCGGCAAGGCATGCACGGCCGTATCCGAGGCGGATGCGCTCGCCCATGTGTTCGGCTACACCTGCGCCAACGACGTGACCGTGGCCGACATCCTGAACCGCGACGCCTCGTTCGCCCAGTGGGTGCGCGCCAAGGGCTTCGACACCTTCTGCCCGATGGGCCCGGTGGTGGCCACCGGCCTCGACCCCGCCACGCTCACCGTCACCACGCGGCTCGACGGCGAAGTGCGGCAGAACTACCCGATCAGCGACATGCGCTTTTCGGTGCAGCAACTCGTGAGCCTGATCTCCCGGGACATGACCCTGCACCCCGGCGACGTGATCCTGTGCGGCACCTCCATCGGCGTCGGCTCGATGAAGCCCGGCAGCCTGGTCGAAGTGGAGATCGGCGGCATCGGCAGGCTCGGCAACCGCTTCGGCTGA
- a CDS encoding 2-dehydropantoate 2-reductase — translation MKIAVIGAGAIGGLVGAKLALAGEDVTFIVRGKNLDAIATNGFKLIGADGTEQVARNVKATDRYDQAGPQDIVILAMKAHQVEAVANDVPRLFGPETVVVTMQNGIPFWYFHKHGGALAGTPVRSVDPTGLVAAKIPAERVIGCVVYPASELTAPGVVKHIEGDRFPVGELDGASSERVNRVAACLGAAGFKAPVLDNIRAEIWLKLWGNLTFNPISSLSHSTLVDICQYPPSRELAAAMMREAQAVAHKLGIEFRVTLDKRIAGAEKVGKHKTSMLQDVEAGRAPEIDALVGAVVELARLTDTPTPHIDTVYSLVKLLARTMEEQRGRVCLHEMAG, via the coding sequence ATGAAGATAGCAGTCATCGGAGCGGGCGCCATCGGCGGCCTGGTGGGCGCGAAGCTCGCCCTGGCCGGCGAGGACGTGACGTTCATCGTGCGCGGGAAGAATCTCGACGCCATCGCCACCAACGGCTTCAAGCTCATCGGGGCCGACGGCACGGAACAGGTCGCGCGCAACGTGAAGGCCACCGACCGCTACGACCAGGCCGGGCCGCAGGACATCGTGATCCTTGCGATGAAGGCGCACCAGGTCGAGGCGGTGGCGAACGACGTGCCCCGGCTCTTCGGGCCCGAGACCGTGGTGGTGACCATGCAGAACGGCATCCCGTTCTGGTACTTCCACAAGCACGGCGGCGCACTGGCGGGCACGCCCGTGCGCAGCGTCGACCCGACCGGCCTGGTGGCCGCGAAGATCCCGGCCGAGCGCGTCATCGGCTGCGTGGTGTATCCCGCCTCCGAGCTCACGGCGCCCGGCGTGGTGAAGCACATCGAAGGCGACCGCTTTCCGGTCGGCGAGCTCGACGGCGCGTCGAGCGAGCGCGTGAACCGCGTGGCGGCCTGCCTGGGCGCGGCCGGCTTCAAGGCGCCGGTGCTCGACAACATCCGCGCCGAGATCTGGCTCAAGCTCTGGGGCAACCTGACCTTCAACCCGATCAGCAGCCTGTCGCACTCCACGCTGGTCGACATCTGCCAGTACCCGCCCTCGCGCGAGCTGGCCGCCGCGATGATGCGCGAGGCGCAGGCGGTGGCGCACAAGCTGGGCATCGAGTTCCGCGTGACGCTCGACAAGCGCATTGCGGGTGCCGAAAAGGTCGGCAAGCACAAGACCTCGATGCTGCAGGACGTGGAAGCCGGACGTGCGCCGGAGATCGATGCACTGGTGGGCGCCGTGGTCGAACTGGCCCGGCTCACCGACACGCCAACACCGCACATCGACACCGTGTATTCGCTCGTCAAGCTGCTGGCGCGTACGATGGAAGAACAGCGCGGCCGGGTTTGCCTTCACGAGATGGCGGGCTAG
- the pyk gene encoding pyruvate kinase, which translates to MRRTRSAKIVATLGPATTDEPAIRALFERGVDVFRLNFSHGTQHDHARRLDTIRRLEKEFGRPIGVLLDLQGPKLRLGTFEGGRAQLDAGSQFRLDMDATSGNARRAPLLHPEIFAALQVGTDLLLDDGKLRLRVDSYGADFAETTVLVGGPISDRKGVNVPSVVLPISPLTPKDLDDLACGLAMGVDWVALSFVQRPEDIEEARAIIGTRAWIMAKLEKPAAIDHLDAIVDLCDGVMVARGDLGVELPPERVPELQRLIVRACRKRGKPVVVATQMLESMIAAPVPTRAEVSDVATAIYDGVDAVMLSAESASGKYPLEAVSMMERIISRVEADASYRIGIDATHEASLSTTADAVCASMRQVAALLAPAATVTYTSSGFTSLRAARERPAVPIISLTPDVATARRMAMVWGVHAVLVDDVHDVAEMIECACRNACTEGFASAGNDVVVVAGLPFGLSGTTNLLHVARIP; encoded by the coding sequence ATGCGACGTACACGCAGCGCGAAAATTGTTGCCACGCTGGGCCCGGCCACCACCGACGAGCCGGCCATTCGAGCGCTGTTCGAGCGCGGCGTGGACGTGTTCAGGCTCAACTTCAGCCATGGCACGCAGCATGACCATGCGCGCCGCCTCGACACCATCCGGCGGCTCGAGAAGGAGTTCGGCCGACCGATCGGCGTGCTGCTCGACCTGCAGGGGCCGAAGCTGCGGCTGGGCACCTTCGAAGGCGGCCGCGCGCAGCTCGATGCGGGGTCGCAATTTCGCCTCGACATGGACGCCACCAGCGGCAATGCGCGCCGCGCGCCGCTGCTGCACCCGGAGATCTTCGCGGCGCTGCAGGTGGGCACCGACCTGCTGCTCGACGACGGCAAGCTGCGGCTGCGCGTGGACAGCTACGGCGCCGACTTTGCCGAGACCACGGTGCTGGTTGGCGGGCCGATCTCCGACCGCAAGGGCGTCAACGTGCCGAGCGTGGTGCTGCCGATCTCGCCGCTGACACCCAAGGACCTCGACGACCTGGCCTGCGGCCTGGCCATGGGCGTGGACTGGGTGGCGCTGTCCTTCGTGCAGCGGCCCGAGGACATCGAGGAGGCGCGCGCCATCATCGGCACGCGCGCATGGATCATGGCCAAGCTCGAGAAGCCCGCGGCCATCGACCACCTGGACGCGATCGTCGACCTGTGCGACGGCGTCATGGTGGCGCGCGGCGACCTCGGCGTGGAGCTGCCGCCCGAGCGCGTGCCCGAGCTGCAGCGCCTCATCGTGCGTGCCTGCCGCAAGCGCGGCAAGCCGGTGGTGGTGGCCACGCAGATGCTCGAATCGATGATTGCCGCACCCGTGCCCACGCGCGCCGAGGTGTCCGACGTTGCAACCGCCATCTACGACGGCGTGGACGCGGTGATGCTGTCGGCCGAATCCGCCTCCGGCAAGTATCCGCTGGAGGCCGTGAGCATGATGGAGCGCATCATCTCGCGCGTGGAGGCCGATGCGTCCTACCGCATCGGCATCGACGCCACGCACGAAGCGTCGCTGTCGACCACGGCCGATGCGGTGTGCGCGTCGATGCGCCAGGTGGCTGCGCTGCTGGCGCCTGCCGCCACCGTCACCTACACCTCGTCGGGCTTCACCAGCCTGCGCGCCGCGCGCGAGCGGCCGGCCGTGCCCATCATCAGCCTCACGCCCGATGTCGCCACTGCCCGCCGCATGGCGATGGTGTGGGGCGTGCATGCGGTGCTGGTCGACGACGTGCACGATGTGGCCGAGATGATCGAGTGCGCCTGCCGCAACGCGTGCACCGAAGGCTTCGCGAGCGCCGGCAATGACGTGGTGGTTGTCGCCGGCCTGCCGTTCGGGCTTTCGGGAACGACCAACCTGCTGCACGTCGCGCGCATACCCTAG
- a CDS encoding LysR family transcriptional regulator: MKHATLRQLKVFEAVARLLSFSRAAEELHLTQPAVSTQVRKLEEHAGNALFEQFGKKIYLTPAGTELLQISRAIIQQFEAAENAMLQFNGVSGGKLNVGVISAGDYFFPRLLVEFASRHRGVTLNFTVHNREGLMTHIAENLTDLAIMVRPPTDLDTVNQPFAPHPYVIVAAPGHPLVGVPRIPLARLMREPFVVREKASDTWHSMEEGFGGDLRGINIAMEIRSTETIKQAVIAGMGVSFVSAHTISQEMRAGSLRVLDVQGFPLMLNWYVVHRRSKRLPPVAQAFKDFLLADGAALISQIVPFEGPNEKERGE, from the coding sequence ATGAAGCACGCGACCCTGCGCCAGTTGAAAGTGTTCGAGGCGGTCGCGCGGTTGCTGAGCTTCTCGCGCGCGGCGGAAGAGCTTCACCTGACGCAGCCGGCCGTTTCCACGCAGGTGCGCAAGCTCGAAGAGCATGCGGGCAATGCGCTGTTCGAGCAGTTCGGCAAGAAGATCTACCTGACGCCCGCGGGCACCGAACTGCTGCAGATCAGCCGCGCCATCATCCAGCAGTTCGAGGCGGCCGAGAACGCGATGCTGCAGTTCAACGGCGTCTCGGGCGGCAAGCTCAACGTGGGCGTGATCAGCGCGGGCGACTATTTCTTTCCGCGCCTCTTGGTGGAGTTTGCGAGCCGGCATCGCGGCGTGACGCTGAACTTCACCGTGCACAACCGCGAAGGGCTCATGACCCACATCGCGGAGAACCTCACCGACCTGGCGATCATGGTGCGCCCGCCGACCGACCTGGATACCGTCAACCAGCCGTTCGCGCCGCATCCCTACGTGATCGTTGCCGCGCCCGGCCATCCGCTGGTGGGCGTGCCGCGCATCCCGCTGGCGCGGCTCATGCGCGAACCCTTCGTGGTGCGCGAGAAGGCCTCGGACACCTGGCATTCGATGGAGGAGGGCTTTGGCGGCGACCTGCGCGGCATCAACATCGCGATGGAGATCCGCAGCACCGAGACCATCAAGCAGGCGGTGATCGCGGGCATGGGCGTGAGCTTCGTGTCGGCCCACACCATCAGCCAGGAGATGCGCGCCGGCAGCCTGCGCGTGCTCGATGTGCAGGGCTTTCCGTTGATGCTCAACTGGTACGTGGTGCATCGCCGCAGCAAGCGGCTGCCGCCGGTGGCGCAGGCCTTCAAGGACTTTCTGCTGGCCGATGGGGCGGCGCTCATCTCGCAGATCGTGCCGTTCGAAGGCCCCAATGAAAAAGAGCGCGGCGAGTAA
- the oxlT gene encoding oxalate/formate MFS antiporter yields MYPPPETYGATATRSEAFRWGQLLIGIVCMAMIANLQYGWTLFVNPIAEKHGWSRAAIQVAFTIFVLTETWLVPIEGYLVDRFGPRPVVLVGGVLCGLGWVINSVADTLPLLYIAAAVGGIGAGAVYGTCVGNALKWFPDRRGLAAGMTAAGFGAGSALTIIPISAMIKSSGYESAFLYFGIGQGLIVFLLAWMLARAPSHSKASNSRNVQQAGRDYAPSEVLRSPVFWVMYAMFVMVAAGGLMATAQLAPIAQDFKIMDVPVNIMGLVLPALTFALAIDRVLNGLTRPFFGWVSDKIGREQTMFIAFALESVGILMLYHYGHNPILFVVLTGIVFFAWGEIYSLFPSTCADTFGSKYAASNAGMLYTAKGTASLLVPLSSVLAAATGSWQAVFIAASVVNAAAALMAWFVLRPMRRKHIEQSRLSS; encoded by the coding sequence ATGTACCCCCCGCCCGAAACCTATGGCGCCACCGCGACCCGATCCGAGGCGTTTCGATGGGGACAGTTGCTGATCGGCATCGTCTGCATGGCGATGATCGCCAACCTGCAGTACGGATGGACGCTCTTCGTCAATCCGATTGCCGAGAAGCACGGCTGGAGCCGCGCCGCGATCCAGGTGGCGTTCACCATCTTCGTGCTCACTGAAACGTGGCTGGTGCCCATCGAGGGCTACCTGGTCGACCGCTTCGGTCCGCGTCCCGTGGTGCTGGTGGGCGGCGTGCTGTGCGGGCTCGGCTGGGTGATCAACTCGGTGGCCGACACGCTGCCGCTGCTGTACATCGCAGCGGCCGTCGGCGGCATCGGCGCAGGGGCGGTCTACGGCACTTGCGTGGGCAACGCGCTCAAGTGGTTCCCCGACCGGCGCGGGCTTGCCGCGGGCATGACCGCCGCGGGCTTCGGCGCCGGCTCGGCCCTCACGATCATCCCGATCTCCGCGATGATCAAGTCGAGCGGCTATGAATCGGCGTTCCTGTATTTTGGGATCGGGCAGGGACTCATCGTGTTCCTGCTCGCATGGATGCTGGCCCGCGCGCCCAGCCACTCCAAGGCATCGAACAGCCGCAACGTGCAGCAGGCGGGCCGCGACTACGCGCCCTCCGAGGTGCTGCGCTCGCCCGTGTTCTGGGTGATGTACGCGATGTTCGTGATGGTGGCCGCGGGCGGGCTCATGGCCACGGCCCAGCTCGCGCCGATTGCGCAGGACTTCAAGATCATGGACGTGCCGGTCAACATCATGGGCCTGGTGCTGCCCGCGCTGACCTTCGCGCTCGCGATCGACCGCGTGCTCAACGGGCTCACGCGGCCCTTCTTCGGCTGGGTGTCGGACAAGATCGGGCGCGAGCAGACGATGTTCATTGCGTTCGCGCTCGAGTCGGTGGGCATCCTGATGCTCTATCACTACGGCCACAACCCGATCCTCTTCGTGGTGCTCACCGGCATCGTGTTCTTTGCCTGGGGCGAGATCTACAGCCTCTTTCCTTCGACCTGCGCCGACACCTTCGGCTCCAAGTACGCGGCATCCAATGCCGGCATGCTCTACACCGCCAAGGGCACGGCCTCGCTGCTGGTGCCGCTGTCCAGCGTGCTTGCGGCCGCCACCGGCAGCTGGCAGGCCGTGTTCATTGCCGCCAGCGTGGTCAATGCGGCTGCGGCGCTGATGGCGTGGTTCGTGCTGCGCCCGATGCGGCGCAAGCACATCGAGCAGAGCCGGCTTTCCTCGTAG
- a CDS encoding LysR family transcriptional regulator codes for MDINLARTFLEIVDTRSFQRAAERLHVTQTSVSARVRTLEELLGRPLFVRNKAGAVLTAAGEQFLPHATTLVQVWERARHQVAVPSGSRAVLAIGCEISLWDPLLLQWLLWMRTAAPQLALRTEVGFPHDLLDKVAAGVLDIAIAYAPQQRPGLRVELLIEEKLVMVTTAQRPRVPRPADYVYVDWGPEFAAQHGLAFPELSNAAVSAGLGPLGREYLLAAGGTGYFRLDVVRSHLESGRLRRVPGTPEFLYPAYAVYAVGADAAIVDPALAGLRQVVKAKPAD; via the coding sequence ATGGACATCAACCTGGCCCGGACTTTCCTCGAGATCGTGGACACGCGCAGCTTCCAGCGCGCCGCAGAGCGGCTGCACGTCACGCAGACCTCGGTGAGCGCGCGCGTGCGAACGCTCGAAGAACTGCTGGGCCGGCCGCTCTTCGTCCGCAACAAGGCGGGTGCGGTGCTCACCGCGGCCGGCGAGCAGTTCCTGCCGCACGCCACCACGCTGGTGCAGGTGTGGGAGCGCGCCCGCCACCAGGTCGCTGTGCCCAGCGGAAGCCGCGCGGTGCTTGCCATTGGATGCGAGATCAGCCTGTGGGATCCGCTGCTGCTGCAATGGCTGCTGTGGATGCGCACGGCCGCGCCGCAGCTGGCCCTTCGCACCGAGGTCGGCTTTCCGCACGACCTGCTCGACAAGGTGGCTGCGGGCGTGCTCGACATTGCCATTGCCTACGCGCCGCAGCAGCGGCCCGGCCTGCGCGTGGAACTGCTCATCGAGGAGAAGCTGGTCATGGTCACGACCGCGCAGCGCCCGCGCGTGCCGCGGCCGGCGGACTATGTGTATGTGGACTGGGGGCCGGAGTTCGCGGCGCAGCATGGCCTTGCGTTTCCCGAGCTCTCCAATGCCGCGGTGAGTGCCGGGCTGGGGCCGCTCGGCCGCGAGTATCTGCTGGCCGCGGGCGGCACCGGCTACTTTCGGCTCGACGTGGTGCGCAGCCACCTCGAATCGGGCCGGCTGCGCCGCGTGCCCGGCACGCCGGAATTTCTTTACCCGGCCTATGCGGTGTATGCGGTGGGGGCGGACGCCGCCATCGTGGACCCTGCGCTCGCGGGCCTGCGGCAGGTGGTCAAGGCCAAGCCGGCCGATTAG